A region of Bacillus rossius redtenbacheri isolate Brsri chromosome 2, Brsri_v3, whole genome shotgun sequence DNA encodes the following proteins:
- the LOC134529326 gene encoding uncharacterized protein LOC134529326, giving the protein MDDPGASKLRKRHALLNASPPEPIGKKTKTRAEDDCVICKQSTTSKRNPLQNPNQDTWNKIAEKALEWKDLGTSFDDIHEKIQVNALPRKIHKVCRLEVVGHKLLRAQDTYYRKSMPEENVGEAAGTSAEHTKEQRIRSSRIVSKSVCVFCTETLEGKTVRNNVGGRTPVKVHRLETQDAWKTFSKAVEYVDDKQTKDRLQAIITFCDNEGGIRKAAALDIKYHKDCWKTYCRPVYHQNASGIKKEHKQQRLKWLEEKQTEAFNSLCEYIVEYLDIRKEVYTLRDLLSEYEQIQRDMMIRNEEIRNTCDDKYALRSLRQKLETRFGNNIGFQPRYRRNESSIVFFTKHGGAYVESALNSWGMNTSNLIQNVAKILHGKHRKVPGIPWPCQVEELKNDNTPNDIHNLIALLADPYAKLEEDRAVVEERLQSAVRFLSEGVMHLITRKRQPLQVSLSISVHNLTGSKELINVLKKLRIGISYDDVLDELSALALQQHNNGELNNTGSDILICPQQIASGQPGTVVMDNDDFKEDGLTGSETSHYTNVIMAQSKSFRCDAQTNSTTLIIPTPEARRALVCPVVTKNLQNDGIHSDPQPHQLKPAENTVTVHRLVAHSLHRVIQKEGTVPSYTGYHCHLSSDTDKWETYNVKSYSQPPGKEVVKDVLNWCQRVAKHKKMPLIQLVGDQAIYKYIEECLCEDEDRWSLVKGVLGGFHTELSYLNAVGKRYSGSGIEELAVAAGVVAVGSLSQALSGKHYNRAMRLHKLIAEALIHMLTQSYIENHPDILEGLEQVVDISTEKEFDEFVASHSFNEFVQLMFQNIFDSNSDMAKFWLSYIIDVEVLFQHYHCLRSGVNFDEYLNSCRRMLPLLASYGNINYLRFLSLYYWRMSNLTDNEKKHMASIYSFSLTGKSYSKLPPDQVIEMTMNKQSKNRRSGGWVGFSKNLSMIAINILSRPAVLYLREQLQEAIDMKKPIYSHPELGPSRMKKDFRVIHEVKLALEEWDANPWDLSRPTLRSLCTGQPAPEHVVKSLDTAHDEGNAMAEAILNRLSSETTSLHNPITKRKSQTFATKTASTAKSRQTLRTLVDHAATKQVVDMLTSGETATMTLLDIMQYRITTVCLSLFTADGMFHKPVKSKFMTLLDLHPVMAPPLYHAIVDLGMAWNKIPACKTWSLYAYNLYNFILSRHPEAVAFHIVNDIYNEETLIDSTKYHEQKRRMISYGFVPNIYPIADKQMPTGSAWRSFLSKPANKLRLQHFLLNEWQSYKHNTNWYYTKDLLCYDLISNECDPRFEAPLPCEADIRAFFQAAQLDDPHPIVLDFEDTDVWVIASYISHITEQDMYMYKRKSGSSAEFYICRSLFSKKDKACAALGLYTFTGCDTVEGFFGCGKVTAMKRILQSNNLTYLQTVLQLGVSKELSHEMFIQLELLTIRIIYNDSVSQRLCEARERKWRQLRHYDSARLPPDEDSFRQHCLRSHLQAYEYKNARLLKQLPPTNFGWERHKDGLRPVTHTIPALPFGTQLPQSNETLSEECDNELEDEKEQVSGILYDSSLETSDTDEEYSDSVEDQ; this is encoded by the coding sequence ATGGATGATCCTGGTgcatcaaaattaagaaaaagacATGCATTATTGAATGCATCGCCACCTGAACCTATTggcaagaaaacaaaaacacgtgCAGAAGACGACTGTGTGATATGTAAGCAATCAACTACATCTAAAAGAAATCCACTACAGAATCCAAATCAGGACACCTGGAACAAAATTGCAGAAAAAGCACTAGAATGGAAGGATTTAGGGACGAGCTTTGATGATATTCACGAAAAGATACAGGTAAATGCTTTGCCTAGGAAAATTCATAAAGTCTGCAGGCTTGAAGTCGTTGGTCATAAGCTATTACGAGCACAGGATACATATTATAGAAAATCTATGCCTGAAGAAAATGTGGGAGAAGCTGCTGGTACCTCTGCAGAACACACAAAAGAACAACGCATACGAAGCAGCCGCATTGTTTCTaaatctgtttgtgttttctgtacaGAAACCTTGGagggaaaaactgttagaaacaaTGTTGGTGGAAGAACACCAGTGAAGGTTCACAGACTGGAAACACAAGATGCTTGGAAAACTTTCTCCAAAGCAGTCGAGTACGTTGATGATAAACAAACTAAGGATAGACTGCAGGCTATAATTACTTTCTGTGACAATGAAGGAGGGATACGGAAAGCAGCTGCGTTGGATATTAAATATCACAAAGACTGTTGGAAGACATACTGCAGACCAGTGTACCACCAGAATGCGAGCGGCATAAAAAAGGAACATAAGCAACAGCGATTAAAATGGTTGGAAGAAAAACAAACTGAAGCATTTAATAGCCTGTGTGAATATATTGTTGAGTACTTGGACATCCGCAAAGAGGTTTATACTCTGAGAGACTTACTGTCAGAATATGAGCAAATTCAGAGAGACATGATGATCAGAAATGAAGAAATCAGAAACACATGTGACGACAAATACGCCCTACGTTCCCTTCGCCAAAAACTGGAAACACGTTTTGGAAACAATATTGGATTTCAGCCGAGATACCGGCGAAAcgaatcttcaatagtgttttttacTAAGCATGGTGGGGCATATGTGGAAAGTGCTTTGAATAGTTGGGGCATGAACACTTCAAATTTGATACAGAACGTTGCTAAAATTCTACATGGTAAACATAGAAAAGTGCCTGGAATACCATGGCCATGCCAGGTTGAAGAACTCAAGAATGATAATACCCCTAATGACATCCATAACTTAATAGCCTTGCTTGCTGACCCTTATGCTAAATTGGAAGAAGACCGTGCAGTTGTTGAAGAACGTTTGCAGTCAGCTGTTCGTTTCCTATctgaaggtgtaatgcatttaatTACAAGAAAACGCCAACCACTGCAAGTAAGTTTATCAATATCTGTACACAACTTGACGGGCAGCAAGGAGCTTATCAATGTTCTCAAAAAATTGAGAATTGGCATTTCATATGATGATGTACTCGACGAGTTGTCAGCATTAGCATTACAGCAACACAACAACGGAGAACTTAATAATACTGGTTCAGATATCCTAATATGTCCACAACAAATAGCATCAGGTCAGCCGGGAACAGTAGTGATGGATAATGATGATTTTAAAGAAGACGGACTTACCGGTTCTGAGACTAGTCATTACACGAATGTCATAATGGCACAATCAAAATCTTTTCGTTGTGATGCACAGACGAATAGCACAACATTAATTATACCAACGCCTGAAGCCAGAAGAGCTCTAGTTTGCCCTGTTGTTACCAAAAACTTGCAAAATGATGGCATACATAGCGACCCACAACCACATCAATTGAAACCTGCTGAAAACACTGTAACAGTTCACAGACTGGTAGCTCACTCACTTCACCGTGTGATTCAAAAAGAAGGAACTGTGCCTTCATATACTGGTTACCATTGTCACCTTTCAAGTGATACGGACAAGTGGGAAACATATAATGTCAAATCTTATTCACAACCACCAGGTAAGGAAGTTGTCAAAGATGTGTTGAATTGGTGCCAACGAGTtgccaaacacaaaaaaatgcctCTTATTCAACTTGTTGGTGACCaagcaatatataaatatattgaagaatGCCTATGCGAGGATGAGGATAGGTGGTCTCTCGTAAAGGGTGTGTTAGGTGGATTTCACACAGAATTGTCATACCTTAATGCTGTAGGAAAAAGATATTCTGGAAGTGGTATCGAAGAATTAGCTGTTGCTGCAGGTGTTGTAGCTGTAGGAAGTTTAAGTCAAGCATTATCTGGGAAACATTACAACAGGGCAATGCGTCTGCACAAATTGATAGCAGAAGCTTTAATACATATGCTTACACAAAGTTACATTGAAAATCACCCAGATATACTTGAAGGCTTAGAACAGGTGGTGGATATTTCAACAGAAAAagaatttgatgaatttgttgcATCACACTCATTTAATGAATTCGTGCAATTGATGTTCCAAAATATCTTTGACAGTAACTCAGATATGGCAAAATTTTGGCTATCTTATATTATTGATGTGGAAGTCTTGTTTCAGCACTACCACTGTCTACGGAGTGGAGTAAATTTTGATGAATACTTAAACAGTTGTCGTAGAATGCTTCCTCTACTAGCATCATATGGAAACATAAATTACCTTCGCTTCCTCTCTCTCTATTATTGGCGAATGTCCAACTTGACAGATAATGAGAAGAAACATATGGCTTCAATATACTCATTTTCATTGACTGGCAAGAGTTACAGCAAATTGCCTCCTGACCAGGTCATTGAAATGACTATGAACAAACAATCCAAGAACCGTAGAAGTGGTGGCTGGGTGGGATTTTCCAAGAATCTATCCATGATTGCTATTAACATTTTAAGCAGGCCTGCTGTGTTGTACTTGAGAGAGCAATTGCAAGAAGCCATAGATATGAAGAAGCCTATTTACAGCCACCCAGAATTGGGTCCATCGAGGATGAAGAAAGACTTTCGAGTGATTCACGAAGTGAAACTTGCTCTAGAGGAATGGGATGCGAACCCATGGGACCTAAGTCGGCCAACTCTACGCTCACTTTGCACTGGACAGCCAGCACCAGAACATGTAGTGAAAAGTTTGGACACAGCTCATGATGAGGGAAATGCCATGGCAGAAGCAATATTGAACAGACTTTCTTCAGAAACTACATCACTCCACAACCCGATTACAAAGAGGAAAAGCCAAACGTTTGCGACGAAGACTGCCTCCACTGCAAAGAGCAGGCAAACACTGAGGACATTGGTAGATCATGCTGCAACAAAGCAAGTTGTCGATATGTTAACAAGTGGAGAAACTGCGACCATGACACTACTGGATATCATGCAGTATAGAATAACAACTGTGTGTTTATCATTGTTTACAGCTGATGGTATGTTCCATAAACCAGTTAAGTCAAAATTCATGACATTACTAGATCTGCACCCTGTGATGGCACCACCGCTTTACCATGCTATCGTAGATCTCGGAATGGCCTGGAACAAGATACCAGCTTGCAAGACTTGGAGTCTTTATGCCTACAACCTCTACAACTTCATACTAAGTCGCCATCCTGAAGCAGTAGCATTTCACATAGTCAATGATATTTACAACGAAGAAACATTGATTGACAGTACTAAATATCATGAGCAAAAACGTCGTATGATATCGTATGGGTTCGTGCCGAACATTTACCCCATTGCTGACAAGCAAATGCCTACAGGAAGTGCATGGCGTTCATTTCTCTCAAAGCCTGCAAATAAACTAAGACTTCAACACTTCCTTCTCAATGAATGGCAATCCTATAAGCACAATACTAACTGGTATTACACGAAAGATCTTCTCTGCTATGATCTCATATCCAACGAATGTGATCCCCGATTCGAAGCACCACTGCCATGTGAAGCAGATATCAGGGCGTTCTTCCAAGCAGCACAATTAGATGATCCTCATCCAATTGTACTTGATTTCGAAGACACAGATGTATGGGTTATTGCTTCATACATCAGTCATATAACCGAGCAGGATATGTACATGTATAAAAGGAAATCGGGAAGTTCTGCAGAATTCTACATCTGTCGCTCATTGTTCTCTAAAAAAGACAAAGCATGTGCTGCTCTTGGTCTCTACACATTTACAGGTTGTGACACGGTAGAAGGTTTCTTTGGCTGTGGCAAAGTGACAGCAATGAAACGCATTCTCCAATCAAATAATCTGACATACCTACAGACAGTACTACAACTAGGAGTCAGCAAAGAACTATCCCATGAAATGTTCATTCAACTGGAGTTGTTAACGATTAGGATTATCTACAATGACTCTGTGAGTCAACGATTGTGTGAAGCACGAGAAAGAAAATGGAGGCAGTTACGACATTATGATTCTGCCAGGTTGCCTCCAGACGAGGACTCATTTAGACAACACTGTCTCCGAAGTCATTTGCAAGCTTATGAATACAAGAATGCGAGACTTCTAAAGCAGTTGCCCCCTACTAACTTCGGTTGGGAAAGGCACAAAGATGGATTGCGACCTGTCACACACACCATACCCGCACTTCCATTTGGAACCCAATTGCCTCAATCCAATGAAACCCTTTCAGAGGAGTGTGACAATGAATTAGAAGATGAAAAGGAGCAAGTCAGTGGAATTCTTTATGACTCATCATTGGAAACCAGCGATACAGATGAAGAGTATAGTGATTCAGTGGAAGATCAGTGA